CAAAGGGGTGCTCCACCGCTCGACCGCCTCGCGGCAGACGTCGCGTCTCGCTCGACAGGTCGCCGAGCTCTCAAGCAACTAGTCCCCTTTTGCACAGGCCGCGCTGAGACAGCCCAGCGGTATCCGTCCGGGTGTGCCCCCCCCTTGGCCGTGCGCAGCAGCCTACCAGCGCTCATTTTCCCCCGTTACTCTCAGGGCTGTGTTTCTCCCCGCGAGACTTTCGCCCGTACCGTTCCGACAGCATCCAACGGATACACGATCGATAGCGATGACATTACTGCGTCGACCAGGTCCTCCACGAGGCCATCGACAGCAGCGGCACGGGTGTAAACACCCAACTGCACGCCATCGAACTCGGTCAGGTCCCCGGCAGCAACCTTGCGGTCAGCGACAAAAGCCGCACTGCTGGCGACGATGGCATCTCGCACGGCCGGGTGGCCTCGCGAGACCGACAAGTCCCTTTCCATCAGGGTGTCCCCGGCCCGGTTCTTCATCAGCACCCGAACCCGGAGCGTGGTGTCGTAGTCCAGCACTTCGTCGAACTGGTTGAACGCCACCGGCTGGGTAAGGTATCCCGATACAGTGAGTTCAAGAATTGAGTCAGCGCGAAGCGGCGAGTCGACAACACCGAGACGTCCCTGCCTACGAAAGCGAACCCGCAATTCCCGGCGTAGCTTGTCCGCGAGGACCGGATCACCCTCGTCGCCGACAACCTGGGCCACGTAGACACTCCGCACGGAATCTGGCAGCGCAGCACCCGGCCGCAGCACCGTATAACCACAAGCCGACAGCAGGATTGCCGACGCGCAAGCCGATACGAATAAGAGAAGACCACCACCCCTGTTGATCATATCACCACGTTTACCAGCCGGCCCGGCACAACGACCACTTTGCGAGGGTCAGCGCCGTCGAGGTAAGCAACGACCTTCGAGTCGGCCAGCGCCAGGCGGCCCAGCTCATCCCGGTCGGTATCGGGGGATACTTGTATTCTGGACCGTATTTTACCGTTAACCTGCAACACTATTTCAACGCTGTCCCGCAGCATCGCTGCCTCGTCGTAGACGGGCCAACCCTGTTGGTCCATATCTTCTTTACCCGTCAGCTCACCCCATAGCTCGTTGGCGACGTGCGGCACGAAAGGCCCGAGCAGCAAGAGCACCGTGGCAAGCCCGAAGCGATGAAGTCGTTCGCCATCCGCGAGCGCAGCAAAATCAACCGACTGGTATTCATTGACCAGCTCCATTATAGCCGCGATAGCGGTGTTGAAGCGCAGGCGTGTCCCCACGTCGCGACTAACTCGTTGAATCGTTTCGTGCACGACCCCGCGGAGACGCCGTCCCTCTTCGTCCAGGCTTTCGGGCCCCGGGTCAGAACAGTCACCGCTAGTTTCTTCGGCAGCGGCGATTACCTGCCGCCAGACCCTTGATATGAAGCGGCTCGCCCCTTCCACGCCCTTCTCGCTCCACTCGAGATCTTTCTCGGGGGGAGCAGCAAACACCGAGAACAGGCGCGCAGTGTCGGCGCCGTAACGCCCGATAAGTTCATCCGGGTCAACAACGTTCCCCTTCGATTTACTCATCTTGGCACCGTCCTTGATCACCATGCCCTGGGTCAACAGATCACCGAAAGGTTCAGACAGGTCCAGCCAACCAAGGTCCCTGAGAACACGAGTGAAAAACCGGGAGTAGAGAAGATGCAGAACCGCGTGCTCGACCCCACCGACGTATTGGGAAACGGGTAGCCACTCGGCCACCGCCACCGGGTCGAAGGGGCGCTGGTCGTCCCCTGTGCTGGTGTAGCGAAGAAAGTACCAGGACGACTCCATGAAGGTGTCCATCGTGTCAGTTTCCCGGCGGGCTTCTCCACCACAACTGGGACATGAAACCTGAGCGAACTCGGCCAACGACGCGAGCGGCGATGCCCCGCTTGCTGCCATGGTCACGTCCTCCGGCAGGACGACCGGGAGGTCCTTTTCGGGCACCGCTACCGTGCCGCAACTGTCGCAGTAGATAACCGGAATCGGACAACCCCAGTACCGTTGCCGCGAAATACCCCAGTCCCTCAACCTGTAGTTGACGACCGCCCTGCCACGCTGAGTCTCGACGAGCTGCTTGCAGATTCCTTCCCGGGCGTCGCGGCTCGCCAACCCGTCAAAATCACCGCTGTCAAAGAGTACTCCGTCCTCCACCATGGCCTCGGTCATATCGGCGGCTACGAGGGCACCGTCGGGGGGAGCGATCACCGGCCTGATTGCGACACCATTGCCGCGGGCGAACACAAAATCTCGTTGGTCGTGGGCCGGCACCGACATCACTGCCCCGGTCCCGTAGCCCATGAGAACAAAGTCCCCCAGGAAAACCGGAACTTCTTCACCGTTGACCGGATTGACCGCCCGGCTGCCGGTGTCGAAACCCTGTTTGCCCTGCGCGCGCTCTACGTTGCTTCGCGAGGCCACGGCATCCACGAACTCCCGGGCTTCCTTCTCGCGCCCCCCGGCTTCGGCCAGCTTCATTGCCGCCGGATGCTCGGGAGCAATACACACAAAGGTGGCTCCAAAAAGAGTATCAACCCTGGTAGTGAACACTTGCAGGGTTTCACCAAGGGCAGGCAGTTCGAAAAAAACTTCTACGCCCTCGCTGCGGCCGATCCAGTTGCGCTGCATGGTGAGGACCTTGTCGGGCCACTTGCCCTTGAGCTGGTCCAGGCCGTCGAGCAGCTCGTCGGCGTAATCGGTAATCTTCAAGAACCACTGGTCAAGCTCGCGGTTGGTTACCGGGCTGTGCCCTCTCCAACAACTATCCCCGTCGACCTGCTCGTTGGCGAGTACCGTACCACAGCCTTCGCACCAGTTGACGACAGCGCTCTTTCGGTAGGCTATGCCACGCTCAAGCATCTGCACAAAAAACAGTTGCTCCCATCGATAGTAGTCAACATCGCAGGTCGCCAGTTCAGTGCCGGGGTCATAACTGAAGCCCAGGCGCCCCAGTTGTTTCTTCATTTCCTCGATATTGGCCCGCGTCCACGAAGCCGGCGCTACGCCCCTCTCGATGGCAGCAGCCTCGGCTGGAAGTCCGAAGGCATCCCAGCCCATGGGATGAAAAACCTTGTGCCCCCGGGCCGCGTGAAAGCGCGCGAGCACGTCGCCGATGGTGTAATTCCGGACGTGCCCCATGTGGATGCGCCCCGAGGGGTACGGAAACATCTCGAGCTGGTAGTATGGCGTGCCATCACCAGCAGGCTTGAAACTGTCGTTATCCTGCCAGTGGCGCTGCCACTTATTCTCGATGACCGAGGGGTCGTAAAACTTCACCCCGACTTGCCGTCCTGTTTCTCCAGCAGCTTGCGCTCCATCGCAACCGAGTCGAGAACCCCGTTAACAAAAGCTGGGCTGGTGGTGTCACAAAATTTCTTGGCAACCTCGACAGCTTCGTTTATCACCACCGCCGCAGGCGTGTCGCCCACGTATATCATTTCGCCAAGAGCGACCCTGAGCAGGCACAGATCCACACGCGCTATGCGTTGGATGTCCCAATTTTCTGCCGCGCCTGAAATCAAAGCGTCGAGTTCTTCCTGGTGCTCGAGCGCCGCCGTCGCCAATTGCGAACCGAAACGGCGAACGGTCTCACCGACGGTTGGAAGTTCAGCCCAGAACAGCTCTATGGCCTCGGGCGAGCGCTCACCGCCAAGCTCCACCTGGTAGACAAGCTGCAAGGCCGCTTCGCGCGCTTTGGTTCGTGCCCCCATGCGACCTTCAGCCTGCGGCCAACCGGCGCATCTCCAGTAATGTGTCGACCGCGCTGACCACCGCATCGTACCCCTTGTTACCAAACTCTCCGCCTGCTCGGGCCAATGCCTGCTCTATGTTGTCGGTCGTGAGTACCCCAAAAGACACGGGCATGTTTTCCTCCAGTGCGACCTGCTGAACACCAGCAGCAGCCTGGGCACACACGTAGTCAAAGTGCGGGGTCTCTCCCCTGATGACAGCCCCCAGGCAGACAACGGCGTCATAACGCCCACTCCGGGCAGCACTCGCGGCCAACAAAGGCAGTTCGAACGCCCCCGGCACGCGATAGACCTCGGTATCTGCTTCGTGCTTGTCGGCCGCCAAAAGCGCCCCTTCGAGCAGACTATCGGTCACAGCCGAATTAAAACTGGCGACGACCACCGCGATTCGAGTCTTGTTATTCGCCACCGCTGTTCTCCCTGGAAACGATCTCCAGCGCCCCGCTGTCGAGAAGGTGGCCGAGTTTCTGCTTCTTGGTCTTGAGGTAGTCCACGTTGTGAGAACGAGCCGGTGGCTGGAGCGGGCGCCGTTCGATCACATTAATACCGTGCTTCTTGAGCCCGCTTACCTTCGCTGGGTTATTCGTAAGCAGGCAGACCCTGGCAACGCCAAGGTCCTTGAGTATCTGTGCCGCCATTCCGTAATCCCTGAGGTCCTCGCCAAAGCCGAGGTCGAGATTGGCCTCAACCGTATCCCTGCCTTGGTCCTGCAGGTGATAGGCCTTGATCTTGTTCGCAAGGCCTATGCCACGCCCCTCCTGGTGCATGTAGACGACGACGCCGCGACCACTGCGCGCAATCATCTCGAGCGACATGGCGAGCTGTTCTCCACAGTCGCAACGCGCCGAGCCGAGCACGTCACCGGTAAGACACTGTGAATGAACTCTCACCCAGATCGGTTCCGGGCCGTCAAGGACTCCCGCTACCAGGGCCACGTGTTCGTGTTCGTCCATCTCGTTACGATAGACAACGGCGCGATAGCGGCCACCGTAGGCGCTGTCGATTTCCCTTTCGGCAACCCGCTCAACCACCAGCTCGGTTTTGAGTCGCATATCCACCACTTCCGAGACGTCGACCATGGGAAGCGAAAAGCGTTCGGCCAAGGATCGTAACTCTGCTTCATCAGCCACTTCGCCATCGTTACCCAGCACGCAACAAAAGGCGGCAGAGCGCGGCGAGCCGGTCATGGCAACAAGGTCAGCAGCAGCTTCAGCGGGGGCCGCCGTAACCAGAGACCCCCTGTCCGAAACACGAACCGAGTGCACGTGGCCGGGCATGACCAGGGAGGCCACGTCAGAATCTGGATGCGAAGCCACCAGTATCGTCCGCGCCCGGTCGGCCGCGGAAATTCCGGTGCTCACTCCTTCCGCCGCTTCAATGGACGCGCCGAAGACCGGCCTACCTTCCGCCGCCGAATCGTCGGCCAGCAGCGGAATGCCCAGCTGTTGCATGCGCTGCTCAGTCATCGCCAGGCATACCAGACCGCGGGCGTGGCTCACGAAAAAATTGATCGTATCGGCATCAAGCAGGCCCGGATTTACGCAGACGCTGGCCCCCCGCTCCGGGTGCTCACGGTCAGTCAAGAGCACGACCCGGCCAGCGGCCAGAGCGCTCACGGCAAGCTCTACCGGTTTTTCTTTTTTGACCTCAACCATTCTTTTCAAAGCGACCGCGCCACACGAAGTCATGGCCGACCCTGTCTATCGTGCCATCACTCAGCATGGGTGCTCCCGCCGGAGAGCTGACCCCAAGGGAATCAAGCATTGGCACCCCATCGCCGCCGAGCAGCCGTGTACTATAGAACAGGGTCAGTTCAGAAACCACGCGGGCTTTAACGGCGCTCGCGGCGACCCCGGCTCCGCCCTCTATCAGCAATTCGTGCACATCGCGCCTGCCCAGTTCGGCCAGCAACCGGTGCCACGCACCCCGCCCGCGCCCGCGTATGCCGTAGATCTCCGCACCGGCAGTTCGCAGGGCATCGGCCTTGCCGCTACTGACTTCGCCGGGGGCACAAACCAGGAGGCAATCTCCCCGCCCCGCAACTACCCGTGACAGGGGTGACACCGCGAGGCGTTCGTCGAG
The DNA window shown above is from Candidatus Binatota bacterium and carries:
- the nusB gene encoding transcription antitermination factor NusB, with translation MRWSARSTHYWRCAGWPQAEGRMGARTKAREAALQLVYQVELGGERSPEAIELFWAELPTVGETVRRFGSQLATAALEHQEELDALISGAAENWDIQRIARVDLCLLRVALGEMIYVGDTPAAVVINEAVEVAKKFCDTTSPAFVNGVLDSVAMERKLLEKQDGKSG
- a CDS encoding leucine--tRNA ligase codes for the protein MKFYDPSVIENKWQRHWQDNDSFKPAGDGTPYYQLEMFPYPSGRIHMGHVRNYTIGDVLARFHAARGHKVFHPMGWDAFGLPAEAAAIERGVAPASWTRANIEEMKKQLGRLGFSYDPGTELATCDVDYYRWEQLFFVQMLERGIAYRKSAVVNWCEGCGTVLANEQVDGDSCWRGHSPVTNRELDQWFLKITDYADELLDGLDQLKGKWPDKVLTMQRNWIGRSEGVEVFFELPALGETLQVFTTRVDTLFGATFVCIAPEHPAAMKLAEAGGREKEAREFVDAVASRSNVERAQGKQGFDTGSRAVNPVNGEEVPVFLGDFVLMGYGTGAVMSVPAHDQRDFVFARGNGVAIRPVIAPPDGALVAADMTEAMVEDGVLFDSGDFDGLASRDAREGICKQLVETQRGRAVVNYRLRDWGISRQRYWGCPIPVIYCDSCGTVAVPEKDLPVVLPEDVTMAASGASPLASLAEFAQVSCPSCGGEARRETDTMDTFMESSWYFLRYTSTGDDQRPFDPVAVAEWLPVSQYVGGVEHAVLHLLYSRFFTRVLRDLGWLDLSEPFGDLLTQGMVIKDGAKMSKSKGNVVDPDELIGRYGADTARLFSVFAAPPEKDLEWSEKGVEGASRFISRVWRQVIAAAEETSGDCSDPGPESLDEEGRRLRGVVHETIQRVSRDVGTRLRFNTAIAAIMELVNEYQSVDFAALADGERLHRFGLATVLLLLGPFVPHVANELWGELTGKEDMDQQGWPVYDEAAMLRDSVEIVLQVNGKIRSRIQVSPDTDRDELGRLALADSKVVAYLDGADPRKVVVVPGRLVNVVI
- a CDS encoding 6,7-dimethyl-8-ribityllumazine synthase, with amino-acid sequence MANNKTRIAVVVASFNSAVTDSLLEGALLAADKHEADTEVYRVPGAFELPLLAASAARSGRYDAVVCLGAVIRGETPHFDYVCAQAAAGVQQVALEENMPVSFGVLTTDNIEQALARAGGEFGNKGYDAVVSAVDTLLEMRRLAAG
- the ribA gene encoding GTP cyclohydrolase II, giving the protein MTSCGAVALKRMVEVKKEKPVELAVSALAAGRVVLLTDREHPERGASVCVNPGLLDADTINFFVSHARGLVCLAMTEQRMQQLGIPLLADDSAAEGRPVFGASIEAAEGVSTGISAADRARTILVASHPDSDVASLVMPGHVHSVRVSDRGSLVTAAPAEAAADLVAMTGSPRSAAFCCVLGNDGEVADEAELRSLAERFSLPMVDVSEVVDMRLKTELVVERVAEREIDSAYGGRYRAVVYRNEMDEHEHVALVAGVLDGPEPIWVRVHSQCLTGDVLGSARCDCGEQLAMSLEMIARSGRGVVVYMHQEGRGIGLANKIKAYHLQDQGRDTVEANLDLGFGEDLRDYGMAAQILKDLGVARVCLLTNNPAKVSGLKKHGINVIERRPLQPPARSHNVDYLKTKKQKLGHLLDSGALEIVSRENSGGE